A window of the Cystobacter fuscus genome harbors these coding sequences:
- a CDS encoding PHP-associated domain-containing protein: MLIDLHAHSYLSKDCDLDPRAVLDRAAMFGLDGVAFTETNTQDGCDELFEIGAKARVKVFVGLELITDRGQYLCFFPKPENAPEPVQLWGSNREKPWSAAECLPKVRSLGAAIVAARPYDRDSNHPAMDYVRSLSGLVCAVEGYNARVKQTANDLAVEAAEALKVPCTGGSDARATVDEVGYGATFFKTPIQTQEQLVAALLAGDFHPVMAGELPRLTRPGEAQAARASGKHQRRGGGGGGRRRR, encoded by the coding sequence ATGCTCATCGATTTGCACGCGCATTCCTACCTGTCCAAGGACTGTGACCTGGACCCGCGCGCGGTCCTGGATCGCGCCGCGATGTTCGGCCTGGATGGAGTGGCCTTCACGGAGACCAACACCCAGGACGGATGCGACGAGCTGTTCGAGATCGGAGCCAAGGCCCGGGTGAAGGTCTTCGTCGGCCTGGAGCTCATCACCGACCGTGGGCAGTACCTGTGCTTCTTCCCGAAGCCGGAGAACGCCCCCGAGCCGGTGCAGCTGTGGGGCAGCAACCGCGAGAAGCCGTGGAGCGCCGCCGAGTGCCTGCCCAAGGTGCGCTCGCTCGGCGCGGCCATCGTCGCGGCGCGGCCGTATGATCGGGACTCGAACCACCCGGCCATGGACTACGTGCGCTCGCTGAGCGGGCTGGTGTGCGCGGTGGAGGGGTACAACGCCCGCGTGAAGCAGACGGCGAACGACCTGGCGGTGGAAGCCGCCGAGGCACTCAAGGTGCCCTGCACGGGTGGCAGTGACGCGCGCGCCACGGTGGACGAGGTGGGCTACGGCGCCACCTTCTTCAAGACGCCCATCCAGACACAGGAGCAGCTCGTGGCGGCCCTGCTGGCGGGCGACTTCCATCCCGTCATGGCCGGCGAGCTGCCCCGGCTCACGCGTCCCGGCGAGGCCCAGGCGGCCCGTGCTTCCGGCAAGCATCAGCGCCGCGGGGGCGGTGGGGGTGGACGCCGCCGCCGGTAG
- a CDS encoding FtsB family cell division protein, producing the protein MTVRRKLLAVAACVAALLTVVSAADAKGFRRYLSLRQDVEAIHERNQAITAQNEALRREINALRTDPSALERAAREELGYIKPGEIVFHLE; encoded by the coding sequence ATGACGGTGCGGCGAAAGCTCCTGGCGGTGGCGGCGTGCGTGGCCGCCCTCCTGACCGTGGTCTCGGCGGCGGATGCGAAGGGTTTTCGCCGCTACCTGAGCCTGCGCCAGGACGTGGAGGCCATCCACGAGCGCAACCAGGCCATCACCGCGCAGAACGAGGCCCTGCGGCGCGAGATCAACGCGCTGCGCACCGACCCTTCCGCCCTCGAGCGCGCCGCGCGCGAGGAGCTGGGCTACATCAAACCCGGCGAGATCGTCTTTCACCTGGAGTGA
- a CDS encoding Fur family transcriptional regulator — MDEVLQHYMAQHGLKSTRQRSLIIDTFFSVGGHLSVEELWNKVREQDIKVSVATVYRTMKLLGECGLAHARNFGDGQTRYEAAAGRHHHDHLICTHCGTIVEFEDDRIEQMQEGVARKHGFTVTSHKMELYGLCRNCQRGGKAKSEA, encoded by the coding sequence ATGGACGAGGTGCTTCAGCACTACATGGCGCAGCACGGGCTGAAAAGCACCCGTCAGCGCAGCCTCATCATCGACACCTTCTTCTCGGTGGGGGGTCACCTGTCCGTCGAGGAGCTGTGGAACAAGGTCCGGGAGCAGGACATCAAGGTGTCCGTGGCCACGGTCTACCGGACGATGAAGCTTCTCGGGGAGTGTGGGTTGGCCCACGCCCGCAACTTCGGAGACGGGCAGACGCGCTACGAGGCGGCCGCGGGGCGCCACCACCACGATCACCTCATCTGCACCCACTGCGGCACCATCGTCGAGTTCGAGGACGATCGCATCGAGCAGATGCAGGAGGGCGTGGCGCGCAAGCACGGCTTCACGGTGACGTCGCACAAGATGGAGCTGTACGGGTTGTGCCGGAACTGCCAGCGCGGCGGCAAGGCCAAGAGCGAGGCATGA
- a CDS encoding peroxiredoxin family protein: MRRVGRALGLALVLALAGCHHAPEVSSPGQAASSPYLRALWLPAVGPAPWNWRALPGKVVLVSFFASWSFPSLAQLPTLQALQKEHGAQGLQVVLVGLDLDGALTLAPFAEQYALEFPVLVSDTALQQGQSAFGLIPALPATFLLDRQGQVAGAWQGMAGHGALSEAVQTLLKR, encoded by the coding sequence ATGAGGCGCGTGGGCCGGGCCTTGGGACTCGCCCTGGTGCTCGCCCTGGCCGGCTGCCACCACGCGCCCGAGGTGTCTTCGCCCGGACAGGCGGCCTCTTCCCCCTACCTGCGTGCGTTGTGGCTGCCCGCGGTGGGGCCGGCGCCCTGGAACTGGCGCGCCCTGCCGGGGAAGGTGGTGCTGGTGTCCTTCTTCGCCTCGTGGAGTTTTCCCTCCCTGGCCCAGTTGCCCACGTTGCAGGCACTCCAGAAGGAGCACGGCGCCCAGGGTCTCCAGGTGGTGCTCGTGGGGTTGGATCTCGACGGAGCCCTCACCCTGGCCCCCTTCGCCGAGCAGTACGCGCTCGAGTTCCCGGTACTGGTATCCGACACCGCCCTGCAGCAGGGCCAGAGCGCCTTCGGGCTCATCCCCGCGCTGCCCGCCACCTTCCTCCTGGACAGGCAGGGGCAGGTGGCCGGCGCCTGGCAGGGGATGGCCGGCCATGGGGCCCTGTCCGAGGCGGTCCAGACGCTGCTGAAGCGCTGA
- a CDS encoding diguanylate cyclase — protein MTSHPALSAVLKLPRLAVRAVPIGAVLATFVHLARGGFRSLHSLGWDEAGLVLFLLAGLGVIGWRRFTRDAVGAPLFLQDDLELGAVFLASAYIVVAIAGAELFPLVYLLMACLVAFLPHRASLALVAVALAFDALLTLGGPERGGLSSFLTHTLFLSLFAVLNHLVLAARIAAARRAENAAVDKRIKEVEERARTFRLVSSGAHDNPPDEKDQEKWLVASVKEIEGAVGAALEIAETALKTNTCAAFLLTSDDKGLKLYDCRSASDHVQRERFNAGEGVLGGVLKRRAPVRMHSAHGLKGITWYDGSAPTVGAVLAVPIIEGGGLVRGVLVADRLTHNPFSDDDEKLFTTIAAEVLRSIEVERVMSYIRKTRDEKDRFFRAIEELNRAGSPEQVFLAVLESARQLAGLDFSAVTIVSEVEGKRVHKVARMLGVSAAGKALEGRIFPDNNGLVANVVRYGAPLPGRDLKAMDRQVIFDEESQIRGLAALKIFPLTAGDRILGTLVAGSRRKTALDHDVLRMLEVIAIQAAQAVLRAQLYEQMERMATTDGMTGLYNNRTFQAKADEMLAHSRRYGRKCSLVLTDVDHFKSVNDTYGHLTGDQVLKGVARILKQQARDTDIVARYGGEEFAILMPETDAKGAKVIAERIREAIKAEVFQTEMGPLKVTLSLGIATAPDHGVDKLVLVEQADQCLYYAKRHGRNQSVTVAEAQGGRKLQAAEG, from the coding sequence ATGACCTCGCACCCGGCACTCTCCGCCGTCCTCAAGCTGCCGCGCCTCGCGGTGCGGGCCGTGCCCATCGGGGCGGTGCTGGCCACGTTCGTCCACCTGGCGCGCGGGGGCTTCCGGAGCCTGCACTCCCTGGGCTGGGACGAGGCCGGGCTCGTGCTCTTCCTGCTCGCCGGACTCGGGGTCATCGGCTGGCGGCGCTTCACCCGCGACGCCGTGGGCGCGCCGCTCTTCCTCCAGGACGACCTGGAGCTGGGCGCGGTGTTCCTCGCCTCGGCCTACATCGTGGTGGCCATCGCCGGCGCCGAGCTGTTCCCGCTCGTCTATCTGCTCATGGCGTGCCTCGTCGCCTTCCTGCCGCACCGCGCCAGCCTCGCGCTGGTGGCCGTGGCGCTCGCGTTCGACGCGCTGCTCACCCTGGGCGGCCCCGAGCGCGGTGGCCTGTCCTCCTTCCTCACCCACACGCTCTTCCTGTCGCTCTTCGCGGTCCTCAACCACCTGGTGCTCGCCGCGCGCATCGCCGCCGCGCGCCGCGCCGAGAACGCCGCGGTGGACAAGCGCATCAAGGAAGTGGAGGAGCGCGCCCGCACCTTCCGCCTCGTCAGCTCCGGCGCCCATGACAACCCTCCCGACGAGAAGGATCAGGAGAAGTGGCTGGTCGCCTCGGTGAAGGAGATCGAGGGCGCGGTGGGCGCGGCGCTGGAGATCGCCGAGACGGCGCTCAAGACGAACACCTGCGCCGCCTTCCTGCTCACCTCGGACGACAAGGGCCTCAAGCTCTACGACTGCCGCAGCGCGAGCGATCACGTGCAGCGCGAGCGCTTCAACGCGGGCGAGGGCGTGCTGGGCGGAGTGCTCAAGCGCCGGGCCCCGGTGCGGATGCACTCGGCGCACGGGCTCAAGGGCATCACCTGGTACGACGGGAGCGCGCCCACGGTGGGCGCCGTGCTGGCCGTGCCCATCATCGAGGGTGGGGGACTGGTGCGCGGCGTGCTCGTGGCGGATCGCCTCACGCACAACCCGTTCTCGGATGACGACGAGAAGCTCTTCACCACCATCGCCGCCGAGGTGCTGCGCTCCATCGAGGTGGAGCGGGTGATGTCGTACATCCGCAAGACGCGCGACGAGAAGGACAGGTTCTTCCGCGCCATCGAGGAGCTCAACCGCGCGGGCAGCCCCGAGCAGGTGTTCCTCGCGGTGCTGGAGAGCGCGCGGCAGCTCGCGGGGCTGGACTTCAGCGCCGTCACCATCGTGAGCGAGGTGGAGGGCAAGCGCGTGCACAAGGTGGCGCGGATGCTCGGCGTGAGCGCGGCGGGCAAGGCGCTCGAGGGCCGCATCTTCCCGGACAACAACGGCCTGGTCGCCAACGTGGTGCGCTACGGCGCGCCGCTGCCCGGACGGGATTTGAAGGCCATGGACCGCCAGGTCATCTTCGACGAGGAGAGCCAGATCCGGGGGCTCGCGGCGCTGAAGATCTTCCCGCTCACGGCGGGAGACCGGATCCTCGGCACGCTGGTGGCGGGCTCGCGGCGCAAGACGGCGTTGGATCACGACGTGCTGCGGATGTTGGAGGTCATCGCCATCCAGGCGGCGCAGGCGGTGCTGCGCGCCCAGCTCTACGAGCAGATGGAGCGCATGGCGACGACGGACGGCATGACGGGCCTGTACAACAACCGCACCTTCCAGGCGAAGGCGGACGAGATGCTGGCGCACTCGCGGCGCTACGGGCGCAAGTGCTCGCTGGTGCTCACGGACGTGGACCACTTCAAGAGCGTCAACGACACGTACGGCCACCTCACGGGAGACCAGGTGCTCAAGGGCGTGGCGCGCATCCTCAAGCAGCAGGCGCGCGACACGGACATCGTGGCGCGCTACGGCGGCGAGGAGTTCGCCATCCTCATGCCGGAGACGGACGCCAAGGGAGCCAAGGTCATCGCCGAGCGCATCCGCGAGGCCATCAAGGCCGAGGTGTTCCAGACGGAGATGGGCCCGCTGAAGGTGACGCTGTCGTTGGGCATCGCGACGGCGCCGGACCACGGCGTGGACAAGCTGGTGCTGGTGGAGCAGGCGGACCAGTGCCTGTACTACGCCAAGCGCCATGGCCGGAACCAGTCCGTCACCGTGGCCGAGGCGCAGGGCGGCCGCAAGCTCCAGGCCGCCGAGGGGTAG
- a CDS encoding PQQ-dependent sugar dehydrogenase: MKPWKNAWFSVAVLLAACSHSPRNPDGTPDGDPGPALPAPDTSHDVKNYSRVIGWPEGRTPVAPEGFVVTKYADGLRNPRWLYVLPNGDVLVAEANTEPRSQGALREAQRSGKAGSQQMGDSANRITLLRDTDGDGAPDVREVFLQGLKQPLGMLLLGERFYVANTDGLWRYPYEPGRTSIVGAGQKLLELPAGGYNNHWTRNLLANADGSKLYVSVGSASNVAEHGIEEERRRANILEVNPDGSGERIYASGLRNPVGMGWAPGTNTLWTVVNERDYLGDELVPDYLTGVKEGGFYGWPYAYFGIHEDPRLAGQRPDLVSQTLVPDVALGAHTASLGLAFYTGSAFPEKYRGGAFIGQHGSWNRSELSGYKVVFVPFEDGRPSGEPEDFLTGFIANPKTSEVYGRPVGLAVLPDGALLVADDASNTVWRVAPRR; encoded by the coding sequence ATGAAGCCGTGGAAGAACGCGTGGTTTTCGGTCGCGGTGCTGCTCGCCGCCTGCTCCCACTCCCCGCGGAACCCGGATGGCACTCCGGACGGCGACCCGGGCCCCGCGCTTCCCGCCCCCGATACGAGCCACGACGTGAAGAACTACAGCCGGGTCATCGGCTGGCCGGAGGGCAGGACGCCCGTGGCTCCGGAAGGGTTCGTGGTGACGAAGTACGCCGACGGCCTGCGCAATCCCCGCTGGCTCTACGTCCTGCCCAACGGCGACGTGTTGGTGGCCGAGGCCAACACCGAGCCCAGGAGCCAGGGCGCGCTCCGGGAGGCCCAGCGCTCCGGCAAGGCCGGTTCCCAGCAGATGGGCGACAGTGCCAACCGCATCACGCTCCTGCGGGACACCGACGGCGATGGGGCTCCGGACGTGCGGGAAGTCTTCCTGCAGGGGCTGAAGCAGCCGCTGGGCATGTTGCTGCTCGGGGAGCGGTTCTACGTCGCCAACACGGACGGGCTCTGGCGCTACCCGTACGAGCCGGGGCGGACCTCCATCGTGGGCGCGGGCCAGAAGCTGCTGGAGCTGCCCGCCGGGGGCTACAACAACCACTGGACGCGCAACCTGCTGGCCAACGCGGACGGCTCGAAGCTCTACGTGTCGGTGGGCTCCGCCAGCAATGTCGCCGAGCACGGCATCGAGGAGGAGCGGCGCCGCGCGAACATCCTGGAGGTGAACCCGGACGGCAGCGGCGAGCGCATCTACGCGAGCGGCCTGCGCAACCCCGTGGGCATGGGGTGGGCCCCCGGGACGAACACGCTGTGGACCGTGGTCAACGAGCGGGATTACCTCGGGGATGAGCTGGTGCCGGACTACCTGACGGGAGTCAAGGAAGGGGGCTTCTACGGCTGGCCCTACGCCTACTTCGGCATCCACGAGGATCCCCGGCTGGCCGGACAGCGGCCGGACCTGGTGAGCCAGACGCTGGTGCCGGACGTGGCGCTGGGCGCGCACACCGCGTCGCTGGGGCTCGCCTTCTACACGGGCAGCGCCTTCCCCGAGAAGTACCGGGGTGGGGCGTTCATCGGGCAGCACGGCTCGTGGAATCGCTCGGAGCTGTCCGGCTACAAGGTCGTCTTCGTGCCCTTCGAGGACGGTCGCCCGAGCGGAGAGCCCGAGGACTTCCTGACGGGCTTCATCGCCAACCCCAAGACGTCCGAGGTGTATGGCCGGCCGGTGGGGCTCGCGGTGCTGCCCGACGGGGCCTTGCTGGTGGCGGATGATGCGAGCAACACCGTCTGGCGTGTCGCGCCCCGCCGCTGA
- a CDS encoding xanthine dehydrogenase family protein molybdopterin-binding subunit, which yields MSMGKPLTRLDGADKVTGKARYAADQPLPDALHAVYVTAPIPAGRVTSLDTAEALAHPGVVRVLTARDMPRLKAASAPPAASVFMPLQGDEIRHEGQPVALVLAETLQAAEHGARLVRVGYAPGAFIPQGAGEPVKPRDSGYIMGPADFAKGDLDAGLATAALRHEARYTQPSRHHNPMEPCATLARWDGDQLTVFDSVQHIAGTQGTLAEAFGLKPEQVRVICPHTGGAFGCKAYTWPHEFLAAAAAKVAGRPVKLVLTRAQMYANVSYQPRVEQTVTLGATSEGRLTGIGQDVINQTSVSDDYVEYATEAGRALYASPTLRTSQRVRRGHVNVPSPMRAPVEGPGSFAMGCAVDELSRQVGIDPLDFRLLNYAENDPADGKPWSSKKLREAYDEGARRFGWRTRARGGTREGDWLLGCGMADCTMGAFRFGSTVRLRLRADGTALLEGSSADIGTGGLTALPQIVSESLGIPVEAVTFTAGDSRLPSTGPTYGSSTIVCTGSAILDAATKIREQVARAADLRPEELELRDGRVRRKGGGAGRPLGEVLRRARLSELAAEGKFAPNGEAANMSGLGTPYAMRTFGAVFVEVAVDPELGLLRLRRMVGAYSVGRVINPRTARSQIIGGMIWGWGMAAMEQSAYEPKLGRWLSKNLAGVAIPVNADIPSALDVIFVDEFDDKVSPLGAKGLGEIGATGVSAAIANAVYDAVGIRVRELPITPDKLLAR from the coding sequence ATGAGCATGGGAAAGCCTCTCACCCGATTGGATGGGGCGGACAAGGTCACCGGCAAGGCGCGCTACGCGGCCGATCAGCCGCTCCCCGACGCGCTGCACGCCGTCTACGTGACGGCGCCCATTCCCGCGGGACGCGTCACGTCGCTCGACACGGCCGAGGCGCTCGCCCACCCGGGCGTCGTCCGCGTGCTCACCGCCCGGGACATGCCCCGGCTGAAGGCCGCCTCCGCCCCACCCGCCGCGAGTGTCTTCATGCCCCTCCAGGGGGATGAAATCCGGCACGAGGGACAACCCGTGGCGCTCGTGCTCGCCGAGACGTTGCAGGCGGCCGAGCACGGTGCGCGGCTGGTGCGCGTCGGCTATGCGCCGGGCGCGTTCATTCCACAGGGGGCCGGGGAGCCGGTGAAGCCTCGGGACAGCGGCTACATCATGGGCCCCGCCGACTTCGCCAAGGGAGACCTCGACGCGGGCCTCGCCACCGCGGCGCTGCGGCACGAGGCGCGCTACACCCAGCCCAGCCGCCACCACAACCCCATGGAGCCCTGCGCCACGCTCGCGCGGTGGGACGGTGATCAGCTCACGGTCTTCGATTCCGTGCAGCACATCGCCGGCACGCAGGGCACGCTCGCGGAGGCCTTCGGCCTGAAGCCCGAGCAGGTTCGGGTCATCTGCCCGCATACCGGTGGCGCCTTTGGTTGCAAGGCCTACACCTGGCCGCACGAGTTCCTGGCGGCGGCGGCGGCGAAGGTGGCCGGGCGACCGGTGAAGCTCGTGCTGACGCGCGCGCAGATGTACGCCAACGTTTCCTATCAGCCGCGCGTGGAACAAACGGTCACGCTCGGGGCGACGTCCGAGGGGCGGCTGACGGGCATCGGGCAGGACGTCATCAACCAGACGAGCGTGTCCGACGACTACGTCGAGTACGCCACCGAGGCGGGCCGGGCACTCTACGCATCCCCCACCCTGCGCACGTCCCAGCGGGTGCGGCGGGGCCACGTCAACGTTCCCAGCCCGATGCGCGCTCCCGTCGAGGGCCCGGGCTCCTTCGCCATGGGCTGCGCGGTGGACGAGCTGTCGCGCCAGGTGGGCATCGATCCACTCGACTTCCGGCTGCTCAACTACGCGGAGAACGATCCGGCGGATGGCAAGCCCTGGTCGTCGAAGAAGCTGCGCGAGGCCTACGACGAGGGGGCGCGGCGCTTCGGCTGGCGCACACGCGCCAGGGGAGGAACCCGCGAGGGCGACTGGCTGCTCGGCTGCGGCATGGCGGACTGCACGATGGGGGCGTTCCGCTTCGGCTCGACGGTTCGCCTCCGGCTCCGGGCGGATGGCACGGCGTTGCTGGAAGGCTCCAGCGCGGACATCGGCACCGGTGGCCTGACCGCACTTCCCCAGATTGTCTCCGAGTCCCTGGGCATCCCGGTGGAGGCGGTGACCTTCACGGCCGGCGACTCGCGGCTGCCCTCCACGGGGCCCACCTATGGCTCCTCGACGATTGTCTGCACGGGCTCGGCGATCCTCGACGCGGCGACGAAGATCCGCGAGCAGGTGGCACGCGCCGCCGACCTGCGCCCGGAGGAACTCGAACTCCGGGATGGCAGGGTGCGCCGCAAGGGAGGAGGCGCGGGGCGGCCGCTCGGCGAGGTGCTGCGGCGGGCCAGGCTGAGCGAGCTGGCCGCCGAGGGGAAGTTCGCGCCGAATGGAGAGGCCGCGAACATGAGCGGCCTGGGCACGCCCTATGCGATGCGGACGTTCGGCGCGGTGTTCGTCGAGGTGGCGGTGGATCCGGAGCTTGGACTGCTGCGCCTGCGGCGGATGGTGGGGGCCTACAGCGTGGGCCGAGTCATCAATCCGCGCACGGCGCGCTCGCAGATCATCGGAGGGATGATCTGGGGCTGGGGCATGGCGGCCATGGAGCAGAGCGCGTACGAGCCGAAGCTCGGCCGGTGGCTGTCGAAGAACCTGGCGGGCGTGGCCATTCCGGTGAACGCGGACATCCCCTCGGCGCTCGACGTCATCTTCGTGGACGAGTTCGACGACAAGGTGAGTCCGCTGGGCGCCAAGGGCCTGGGAGAGATTGGCGCCACCGGGGTCTCCGCCGCGATCGCCAACGCCGTCTACGACGCGGTGGGCATCCGGGTGAGGGAGTTGCCCATTACTCCGGACAAGCTGCTCGCCCGGTAG
- a CDS encoding (2Fe-2S)-binding protein — protein MSSPDPSISKWTRNITLVLNGERRSVTVDVRTTLLDLLREQLHLTGTKKGCNQGECGACTVHLDGRRVNGCLMLAVQADGREVTTIEGLARDGQLSAVQRAFIDHDGLQCGFCTPGQVMSATACIAEGHTRSEAEIREWMSGNLCRCACYPQIVDAVRAAADKKAEVP, from the coding sequence GTGAGTTCCCCTGATCCCAGCATCTCGAAGTGGACGCGAAACATCACCCTCGTCCTGAACGGCGAGCGTCGGAGCGTGACCGTCGACGTCCGGACCACGCTCCTGGATCTGCTGCGCGAGCAGCTTCACCTGACCGGAACGAAGAAGGGCTGCAACCAGGGCGAGTGCGGCGCGTGCACGGTCCACCTGGACGGCCGCCGGGTGAACGGCTGCCTGATGCTGGCCGTGCAGGCGGACGGACGCGAGGTGACGACCATCGAGGGGCTCGCCCGGGATGGACAGCTCTCCGCCGTGCAGCGGGCCTTCATCGATCATGACGGCCTCCAGTGCGGCTTCTGCACGCCGGGCCAGGTGATGAGCGCGACGGCCTGCATCGCCGAGGGACACACGCGCAGCGAGGCGGAGATCCGAGAGTGGATGAGTGGCAACCTGTGCCGCTGCGCCTGCTACCCCCAGATCGTCGACGCCGTCCGGGCGGCGGCGGACAAGAAGGCCGAGGTGCCCTGA
- a CDS encoding FAD binding domain-containing protein: MRPFDYSRATSPRQALEAASKPEASFLAGGTELLNWMRLGIIAPAALVDIGRVEGLERIERTTGGGLRLGALARLSDIGEHEAVVRDYPVLSQAILKAASPQIRNLATIGGNLLQRTRCPYFRAEETLPCNKRVAGSGCAARHGSNERHAIFGWTDACVATQPSDPAVALAALDAVVITERPKGGRRIPIGELHVLPGQAPEKHHVLEPGELIIAVELAAPAPHSAYVKVRERESYEYALVSAAAALTLENGVIRSARVALGSVAMKPWRLVEAERALVGTRPDSKEAQAALALGFTEARALEHNGFKVPLARNAAARAVRDAARGAS, encoded by the coding sequence ATGCGACCCTTCGACTACTCCCGTGCCACGTCTCCGCGGCAGGCGCTCGAGGCCGCGTCGAAACCCGAGGCTTCGTTCCTCGCCGGAGGCACCGAGCTGCTCAACTGGATGCGCCTGGGAATCATCGCCCCGGCGGCGCTCGTCGACATCGGCCGCGTCGAGGGCCTGGAGCGCATCGAGCGCACCACCGGGGGAGGACTGCGCCTGGGCGCGCTCGCCCGGCTCTCAGACATCGGCGAACACGAGGCCGTGGTGCGGGACTACCCGGTGCTCTCCCAGGCCATCCTCAAGGCGGCCTCTCCGCAGATTCGCAACCTGGCGACGATCGGCGGCAACCTGCTCCAGCGCACCCGCTGTCCCTATTTCCGGGCCGAGGAGACCCTCCCCTGCAACAAGCGCGTCGCCGGCAGCGGATGCGCCGCCCGCCACGGCTCCAACGAGCGGCACGCGATCTTCGGGTGGACCGATGCCTGCGTGGCCACCCAGCCGTCGGATCCCGCGGTGGCCCTCGCCGCCCTGGACGCCGTTGTCATCACCGAGCGCCCCAAGGGAGGCCGTCGTATTCCCATCGGCGAGCTCCACGTGCTGCCCGGGCAGGCTCCCGAGAAGCACCACGTGCTCGAGCCGGGTGAGCTGATCATCGCCGTGGAGCTGGCGGCTCCCGCGCCCCACTCCGCCTACGTCAAGGTCCGCGAGCGCGAGTCCTACGAGTACGCGCTCGTCTCCGCGGCGGCGGCCCTCACCCTGGAGAACGGCGTCATCCGCTCGGCACGCGTGGCGCTCGGCTCGGTGGCGATGAAGCCCTGGCGGCTGGTGGAGGCGGAACGGGCCCTGGTGGGCACCCGGCCCGACAGCAAGGAGGCGCAGGCGGCGCTCGCGCTCGGGTTCACCGAGGCGCGTGCGCTCGAACACAACGGTTTCAAGGTTCCCCTGGCCCGCAACGCGGCGGCCCGGGCGGTGCGCGATGCGGCGCGAGGTGCGTCATGA